A single genomic interval of Streptomyces sp. P9-A2 harbors:
- a CDS encoding Mu transposase C-terminal domain-containing protein produces MSDSSASTQGASTTVFTARSGRLAALPRLLSLDRSGELTSAHVRLVATAVGRSERAVWRWVAKARATGRVGAASRTRFSVTPELRRLLVVWGGNASAVHRELKQRALADPRLPAAPSLSTIHRALRRDLTPGERAGLARGEAARRAFDVFGQRPATHRNAAWEGDHKCAPVGVLLEDQLVQPWVTWFIDCHTKVITGVAVTPHSPSADAVLAALRMALDRAEPFGPAGGLPGLIRVDRGKEFLCATVASALGAFAVPVVDLPAYSPHLKGTIEALNGAVEDMLFVSMPRYVHRQTLTGGRTADPDEPALSFEAFVELLLKWVHWWNTEHQPRALGGRTPMQAWSCDPTPLHDVAAEQLAHFGLQDDGRTRTITTQGVRWRNRHYIAPWMVGQVGVRVAVRHLPHHDMTIEVFGLDGAHLGSAVLAEAASEEQLNKVRKARTAKARRLRADMKAAARLRRERFEAVTTATPPERLGALTEAEAEAELAESDATDLRRADPGYIPHQPVPDGWARPVPPAADGPENDTPEENA; encoded by the coding sequence ATGAGTGACTCTTCTGCCAGCACGCAGGGTGCCAGCACAACGGTTTTCACCGCCCGCTCGGGACGGCTGGCCGCGCTGCCGCGGCTGCTGTCGCTCGACCGGAGCGGCGAGTTGACCAGTGCGCACGTGCGGCTGGTCGCCACAGCCGTGGGCCGCTCGGAGCGGGCGGTGTGGCGGTGGGTCGCCAAGGCGCGCGCCACCGGCCGCGTCGGTGCCGCGTCCCGGACACGGTTCAGCGTCACCCCGGAGCTGCGGCGGCTGCTGGTGGTGTGGGGAGGCAACGCCTCCGCCGTGCACCGTGAGCTGAAGCAGCGGGCTCTGGCCGATCCTCGGCTGCCTGCGGCCCCGTCGCTGTCGACGATTCACCGGGCGCTGCGGCGGGACCTGACGCCCGGGGAGCGGGCCGGGCTCGCAAGGGGGGAGGCCGCCCGGCGGGCCTTCGATGTGTTCGGGCAGCGCCCTGCCACGCACCGCAATGCTGCCTGGGAGGGCGACCACAAGTGTGCGCCTGTGGGGGTGTTGCTCGAGGACCAGCTCGTGCAGCCCTGGGTGACCTGGTTCATCGACTGCCACACCAAAGTCATCACAGGGGTGGCCGTGACGCCCCACTCACCCAGCGCGGATGCGGTGCTGGCGGCCCTGCGGATGGCCCTGGACCGAGCCGAGCCCTTCGGGCCGGCCGGCGGCCTGCCGGGCCTGATCAGGGTGGACCGCGGCAAAGAGTTCCTGTGTGCCACCGTGGCCTCGGCCCTGGGGGCCTTCGCCGTGCCCGTCGTCGATCTCCCGGCCTATAGCCCCCATCTGAAGGGCACCATCGAGGCGCTCAATGGTGCGGTCGAGGACATGCTGTTCGTCTCCATGCCGCGCTACGTGCACCGGCAAACGCTCACCGGCGGCCGCACCGCGGATCCGGACGAACCCGCGCTCTCCTTCGAGGCGTTCGTGGAGCTGCTGCTGAAGTGGGTGCACTGGTGGAACACCGAGCACCAGCCCAGGGCTCTGGGCGGCCGCACCCCAATGCAGGCGTGGTCGTGCGACCCCACTCCCCTGCACGACGTTGCCGCCGAACAGCTGGCCCATTTCGGGCTCCAGGACGACGGACGCACCCGCACCATCACCACACAGGGCGTCCGGTGGCGCAACCGCCACTACATCGCCCCCTGGATGGTCGGCCAGGTCGGCGTCCGTGTCGCGGTGCGCCACCTGCCCCACCACGACATGACCATCGAGGTCTTCGGCCTGGACGGCGCACACCTGGGCAGCGCCGTACTGGCCGAGGCGGCCAGCGAGGAGCAGCTCAACAAGGTCCGCAAAGCCCGCACCGCCAAGGCGCGGCGGCTTCGCGCGGACATGAAGGCCGCTGCACGGCTGCGCCGCGAGCGCTTCGAGGCCGTCACCACCGCCACCCCGCCCGAGCGCCTGGGTGCGCTGACCGAGGCGGAGGCCGAGGCAGAACTTGCCGAATCGGACGCCACGGACCTGCGGCGGGCCGATCCCGGCTACATCCCGCACCAGCCCGTCCCGGATGGCTGGGCACGCCCGGTCCCACCGGCCGCGGACGGGCCGGAAAACGACACCCCCGAGGAGAACGCGTGA
- a CDS encoding ATP-binding protein, whose product MSGDMDYGRLPAEDEDHFHRLDAHLVATDTLMTTLDDVQATIDAKAMMVAYGAAGYGKTMSVNSALRKIAPDNTYRLELRSGPTPRDIRHGLFHALGLPGEPPTRPIEFDTLLKETLSQTFRVLVCDEAQWMGRSSFEYWRHLWDDRNTDIAVIFAGGDNCYKVLKREPMLASRIFIWQKFTRMPEAEVVATLPAFHSLWAKVAPQMIRNIDRAAAHGNFRNWATITKHTLNGMKKKGLTEVSQDLVNWVYSKLGGM is encoded by the coding sequence GTGAGCGGCGACATGGACTACGGCAGGCTGCCCGCAGAGGACGAGGACCACTTCCACCGCCTCGATGCGCATCTGGTGGCCACCGACACGCTCATGACGACACTGGACGACGTCCAGGCGACGATCGACGCCAAGGCTATGATGGTCGCCTACGGAGCGGCCGGATACGGCAAGACGATGTCGGTGAACTCGGCATTGCGCAAGATCGCCCCCGACAACACTTACCGCCTGGAGCTGCGCTCGGGCCCGACCCCCCGCGACATCCGCCACGGACTGTTCCACGCCCTGGGGCTGCCCGGGGAACCGCCGACCCGGCCGATCGAATTCGACACCCTCCTGAAGGAGACGCTGTCGCAGACGTTCCGCGTGCTGGTGTGCGACGAGGCCCAGTGGATGGGCCGCAGCTCGTTCGAGTACTGGCGCCACCTGTGGGACGACCGCAACACCGACATCGCGGTGATCTTCGCCGGAGGCGACAACTGCTACAAGGTCCTCAAGCGTGAACCGATGCTGGCGTCACGGATCTTCATCTGGCAGAAGTTCACGCGCATGCCCGAGGCCGAAGTCGTCGCCACGCTGCCGGCGTTCCACTCCCTGTGGGCCAAGGTTGCCCCGCAGATGATCCGCAACATCGACCGGGCCGCGGCCCACGGCAACTTCCGCAACTGGGCCACCATCACCAAGCACACGCTCAACGGCATGAAGAAGAAAGGCCTGACCGAGGTCAGCCAGGATCTCGTCAACTGGGTGTACAGCAAGCTCGGCGGCATGTAG
- a CDS encoding putative phosphothreonine lyase domain-containing protein — translation MIAKTAPSAQQDAPSRETTEHWLWAAAPDTSLTEDDHPWSGKWLWFTPLSLLDRSWATIRTATEDGLLGYRSKAATLLNTRTKSDDTRRPICVYTRDWRNIDDVQRVLTNLRALGIVDVLLYKTDSDTRKGRYGTGASTFVALATKMKLVIPKRTREALEHQHAARAQARRTAAARRRVPVPKCT, via the coding sequence GTGATCGCCAAGACCGCCCCATCGGCCCAGCAGGACGCCCCCTCACGCGAGACCACCGAGCACTGGCTATGGGCCGCCGCCCCGGACACCTCCCTGACCGAGGACGACCACCCCTGGAGCGGCAAGTGGCTCTGGTTCACCCCGCTCAGCCTCCTTGACCGCTCCTGGGCCACGATCCGCACCGCAACCGAAGACGGCCTTCTCGGCTACCGCAGCAAGGCGGCCACGCTCCTCAACACCCGCACAAAGAGCGACGACACCCGCCGCCCCATCTGCGTCTATACCCGAGACTGGCGCAACATCGACGACGTCCAACGCGTCCTGACCAACCTGCGGGCCCTCGGCATCGTCGACGTCCTGCTCTACAAGACCGACAGCGACACCCGCAAAGGCCGCTACGGCACCGGCGCCAGCACCTTCGTAGCGCTTGCCACCAAGATGAAACTGGTCATCCCCAAACGCACCCGTGAAGCGCTCGAGCACCAGCACGCTGCACGAGCCCAGGCCCGCAGGACTGCCGCGGCGCGCAGAAGGGTTCCAGTGCCGAAGTGCACCTGA
- a CDS encoding restriction endonuclease-related protein, giving the protein MGLVERNTLRWRRDLALTACCAAAVAEADRTGDPDQRAARLIDCLGVLRSAHGAGAAAAVDMRALRRGLRHGLAPLLPACCEDGDPLGEVKLLDQDGLLCDAVEDLGREHLVPQQALMEYWPWARLRAEQEEQQLYAEIRRLPPDDYAKVRELLASDPVAEQGVLWEKWDGLWGRFGFFEPVSSWPWCNAAGWCFPCPVCAWPMRAQPAGQGVFAVACDAHLLEGVQYTYRQVRGGSGPPVLEGGGGSARRVEGFPAAGDYLAVSRTVWRYVTLPGRMEFAIRDALAGIAGLDVLMYPDGDRYDLRITAAEPLVARQWRVDAKAWRSFGALADALLERPVLGAAVPLTIVVPYRQRSDLPLLQARLAGRPDLEVMTDKDFVAKVLRWCRGKS; this is encoded by the coding sequence ATGGGTCTCGTAGAACGGAACACCCTCCGATGGCGCCGTGACCTGGCGCTGACCGCGTGCTGCGCCGCCGCCGTCGCGGAAGCGGACCGCACAGGCGATCCGGACCAGCGAGCAGCTCGCCTCATCGACTGTCTGGGAGTTCTGCGCTCGGCACACGGCGCCGGCGCAGCCGCCGCCGTGGATATGCGCGCGCTGCGGCGCGGCTTGCGCCACGGGCTCGCGCCTCTCCTGCCCGCCTGCTGCGAGGACGGTGACCCGCTCGGCGAGGTGAAGCTGCTGGACCAGGATGGTCTGCTGTGTGACGCAGTGGAGGACCTGGGCCGCGAACACCTCGTGCCTCAACAGGCGTTGATGGAGTACTGGCCCTGGGCGCGCTTGCGTGCCGAGCAGGAGGAGCAGCAGCTGTACGCGGAGATCCGGCGCCTTCCGCCGGACGATTACGCGAAGGTGCGCGAACTGCTGGCGAGTGATCCGGTGGCGGAGCAGGGCGTGCTCTGGGAGAAGTGGGACGGGCTGTGGGGGCGATTCGGGTTCTTCGAGCCGGTCTCGTCCTGGCCGTGGTGCAACGCGGCGGGCTGGTGCTTCCCGTGTCCTGTCTGTGCCTGGCCGATGCGCGCGCAGCCCGCCGGGCAGGGGGTCTTCGCCGTGGCGTGCGACGCCCATCTGCTGGAGGGGGTGCAGTACACCTACCGCCAGGTGCGGGGCGGCAGTGGCCCTCCGGTCCTGGAGGGCGGCGGTGGCTCAGCCCGTCGCGTGGAGGGCTTCCCCGCTGCTGGCGACTACTTGGCGGTCTCCCGGACGGTGTGGCGGTATGTGACCCTGCCGGGGCGCATGGAATTCGCGATCCGGGATGCGCTGGCAGGGATCGCCGGTCTCGACGTCCTCATGTACCCGGACGGTGACCGCTACGACCTGCGCATCACGGCCGCCGAGCCGCTGGTGGCCAGGCAGTGGCGGGTGGATGCGAAGGCGTGGCGGTCCTTCGGGGCCCTGGCCGATGCCCTGCTGGAGCGTCCCGTGCTGGGCGCAGCGGTGCCGCTGACGATCGTGGTCCCCTACCGGCAGCGGTCCGACCTTCCGCTGCTGCAGGCGCGCCTTGCCGGGCGGCCGGACCTTGAAGTGATGACCGACAAGGACTTCGTCGCCAAGGTTCTTCGCTGGTGCCGGGGTAAGTCGTGA
- a CDS encoding RNaseH domain-containing protein yields MPSNDTRMSMLAAPLTSSLMGTVWLYRFPDKIEHEWKRLRAVYRGKTGSQANLPYAGLLMVLRASGATSATLNPTSKSKPPQFLALSQRLSPAHLRAAVALWEQALLQTPADEISLAYNSDLADLFASVEPEEVAVWDHVRLGPHAVDADGWVWDAAGWNLASVVAGTGLAVDGRTIALRPDTENNVMVWDAEHLWSNNWLDARPAKDKKNDSLERDAEEAQEPEEWKIRRHYAALRVEVAMKSLHSLPVPLVVMTPRVSRLSNQINSARTAWWAPRSPSRPLLCLNLGGKGKYTHLEHTSRLALDAWVRLMDEPVFPRGPKDTEFLPVSAMDLSGEPGDFRALIPFSKSFPLGKGVGLHTVTALAEHLSAVTGQDLVSGTQVAKVLSVAPRKTEYGRDATLLDDTDLKDIMAAAGCSKLRVLALYQHQEMRTRMQRLLAYHFGRPDLADGMPDDEIVQLGCHTEVLLHRAPQLLCHSEHHDRRGELTDALPGLEAEDTGVVALAETEYDAKEWGRRRRAARREEEGAVDPYALDAKPEVSRHLARHGVLAQFLTPETRKRRSKKKEREAASPLEALGMELAADFPGHHAIGDMLRSAGLVHPRLTRAISTGGGLKDRVAHLGLHMRAQLGDRHVNRTEEPKLMWILTAFVPVGGHWKALAYLPAHRGGSGGWFNYARAQALSRSHPIPEGSRGDDTLPRRIDHALYELSRHLECGYVLYVSGDSTRPVWPLLANKNADLLPDNDGLANGRPALPGATLAPEHRPQAVIRTTSSADPSIPLPALFHEIDEDGNVSDGDKTSNALFQLDATATTFLMSRRPHQMDGKTPSAKSGRTQGRWACDDKEQQAETWFNLTATEIAVIHHPDNAKALPYALTAARLCNHALAWEHRTRHPLPIHAAIQMDKNHPEYRRTIDWDSDDATG; encoded by the coding sequence ATGCCGTCGAATGACACCCGCATGTCCATGCTGGCCGCGCCGTTGACCAGTTCGCTGATGGGCACCGTGTGGCTGTACCGCTTCCCGGACAAGATCGAGCACGAGTGGAAGAGGCTGCGTGCCGTCTACCGCGGCAAGACCGGGTCGCAGGCCAACCTGCCCTATGCCGGACTGCTGATGGTGCTGCGCGCCAGCGGTGCCACCAGCGCAACACTCAACCCGACCAGCAAGAGCAAGCCGCCCCAGTTCCTCGCCCTGTCCCAGAGGCTGTCACCGGCGCATCTGCGGGCCGCGGTGGCCTTGTGGGAGCAAGCCCTGCTGCAGACACCGGCAGACGAGATCTCTCTGGCGTACAACAGTGACCTCGCCGATCTGTTCGCCTCGGTGGAGCCCGAAGAGGTGGCGGTGTGGGACCACGTACGCCTCGGCCCGCACGCCGTGGACGCGGACGGCTGGGTGTGGGACGCGGCCGGCTGGAACCTTGCCTCGGTGGTGGCCGGGACCGGCCTAGCGGTCGACGGCCGCACCATCGCGCTGCGCCCGGACACCGAGAACAACGTCATGGTCTGGGACGCCGAGCACCTGTGGTCGAACAACTGGCTCGACGCCCGCCCCGCCAAGGACAAGAAGAACGACAGCCTCGAGAGGGATGCCGAGGAGGCCCAGGAGCCGGAGGAGTGGAAGATCCGGCGGCACTACGCCGCGCTGCGGGTGGAGGTAGCGATGAAGTCGCTGCACTCGCTTCCTGTACCGCTGGTGGTCATGACGCCTCGGGTTTCCCGGCTGAGCAATCAGATCAACAGCGCTCGCACCGCGTGGTGGGCGCCTCGTTCCCCCAGCCGCCCGCTGCTCTGCCTGAACCTGGGCGGCAAAGGCAAGTACACCCACCTCGAGCACACCAGCCGTCTGGCTCTCGACGCGTGGGTGCGGCTGATGGACGAGCCGGTATTCCCCCGCGGCCCCAAGGACACCGAGTTCCTGCCCGTCAGCGCCATGGATCTGTCCGGCGAACCCGGCGACTTCCGTGCGCTCATCCCCTTCTCAAAATCGTTCCCTCTCGGCAAGGGCGTCGGCCTGCACACCGTCACCGCCCTCGCCGAGCACTTGTCCGCCGTCACCGGCCAGGACCTCGTCAGCGGCACCCAGGTCGCCAAGGTCCTCTCGGTGGCTCCCCGCAAGACCGAGTACGGCCGGGACGCCACGCTGCTCGACGACACCGATCTCAAGGACATCATGGCCGCCGCGGGCTGCTCGAAGCTGCGCGTCCTGGCCCTGTACCAGCACCAGGAGATGCGCACCCGCATGCAGCGTCTGCTGGCCTACCACTTCGGCCGGCCCGACCTCGCAGACGGCATGCCCGACGACGAGATCGTTCAACTCGGCTGCCACACCGAGGTGCTGCTGCACCGGGCCCCTCAGCTGCTGTGCCACAGCGAGCACCATGACCGTCGCGGTGAGCTCACTGACGCCCTGCCCGGTCTCGAAGCCGAGGACACCGGGGTCGTGGCCCTGGCCGAGACCGAGTACGACGCCAAGGAGTGGGGCCGCCGGCGACGCGCCGCGCGCCGCGAGGAGGAAGGCGCCGTCGACCCCTACGCACTGGATGCCAAGCCGGAGGTCTCCCGGCATCTGGCCCGTCACGGCGTACTCGCCCAGTTCCTCACCCCCGAAACCAGAAAGCGGCGCTCGAAGAAGAAGGAGCGCGAGGCCGCATCCCCGCTGGAGGCCCTCGGCATGGAACTGGCCGCGGACTTCCCCGGCCACCACGCCATCGGCGACATGCTGCGCTCCGCCGGCCTGGTCCACCCCCGCCTGACCCGCGCGATCTCCACCGGAGGCGGCCTCAAGGACCGCGTCGCCCACCTCGGCCTGCACATGCGCGCCCAGCTCGGCGACAGGCACGTCAACCGCACCGAGGAACCCAAGCTCATGTGGATCCTCACCGCGTTCGTGCCGGTCGGCGGGCACTGGAAGGCGCTGGCCTACCTGCCCGCCCATCGAGGCGGCAGCGGCGGCTGGTTCAACTACGCCCGCGCTCAGGCGCTGTCGCGCAGCCACCCCATCCCCGAGGGCAGCCGCGGCGACGACACCCTGCCCCGCCGCATCGACCACGCCCTGTACGAGCTGAGCCGGCACCTCGAGTGCGGCTACGTCCTCTACGTCTCAGGAGACTCCACCCGGCCCGTCTGGCCGCTGCTGGCGAACAAGAACGCCGACCTGCTCCCCGACAACGACGGTCTGGCCAACGGCAGGCCGGCACTGCCCGGCGCCACCCTCGCTCCCGAGCACCGGCCGCAAGCGGTCATCCGCACCACCTCCAGCGCCGACCCGAGCATCCCGCTGCCTGCGCTCTTCCACGAGATCGACGAGGACGGCAACGTCAGCGACGGCGACAAGACCAGCAACGCACTGTTCCAACTCGACGCCACCGCCACAACGTTCCTCATGAGCCGCCGCCCGCACCAGATGGACGGCAAGACCCCCTCGGCCAAGTCAGGCCGCACGCAGGGGCGCTGGGCGTGCGACGACAAGGAGCAGCAGGCCGAGACCTGGTTCAACCTCACCGCGACCGAGATCGCTGTCATCCACCACCCCGACAACGCGAAAGCCCTCCCCTACGCCCTGACCGCCGCGAGGCTGTGCAACCACGCCCTGGCCTGGGAACACCGCACCCGCCACCCCCTGCCCATCCACGCCGCCATCCAGATGGACAAAAACCACCCCGAATACCGGCGCACCATCGACTGGGACAGCGACGACGCCACCGGATGA